A genomic window from Martelella lutilitoris includes:
- a CDS encoding NAD-dependent succinate-semialdehyde dehydrogenase: protein MSLQLQDPSLLEHRAFLAGTWVEAEKSFPVTNPATGERIAMVADIPAADVGKAIDRAYEAQKRWRRLTAKDRSQILLRWNSLLLENQEDLAKILTAEMGKPLAEARGEIAYGASFIQWFAEEGRRIYGDVIPGHQPDKRIITIKQPIGVVGSITPWNFPNAMIARKVGPALAAGCSFVGRPAEKTPLSALAMAVLGERAGIPEGVLSILPGTDSKGMGMELCTNPKVRKLTFTGSTEVGRILMRQCAHDVKKLSLELGGNAPFLVFNDADLDKAVEGAIIAKFRNAGQTCVCANRIYAQSEIADAFTEKLARAITGLKVGDGMAEGVAIGPLIDDAALAKVEDHVADAVSKGATVIEGGSRSDLGGTYYRPTVLGGVKPGMKILAEETFGPVAPVISFKTVDEGIRLANDTEFGLAAYFYARDISTVWKVAEEIESGMLGINTGLISTAEAPFGGVKSSGLGREGSKYGIEEFLEIKYLCMALD from the coding sequence GTGTCACTTCAACTCCAGGATCCGAGCCTGCTCGAACATCGCGCCTTTCTCGCCGGCACGTGGGTGGAGGCCGAGAAGTCCTTTCCCGTCACGAATCCGGCAACCGGGGAACGCATTGCCATGGTGGCCGATATTCCGGCTGCCGATGTCGGCAAGGCGATTGACCGCGCTTACGAGGCACAGAAGCGCTGGCGGCGACTGACCGCCAAGGATCGATCGCAGATCCTGCTTCGGTGGAACAGCCTGCTGCTGGAAAACCAGGAGGATCTGGCGAAAATCCTGACCGCCGAAATGGGCAAGCCGCTTGCCGAGGCCAGGGGTGAGATTGCCTACGGCGCCTCCTTCATCCAATGGTTCGCCGAAGAGGGACGGCGCATCTATGGCGATGTCATTCCCGGCCATCAGCCCGACAAGCGGATCATCACCATCAAGCAGCCGATAGGCGTTGTCGGATCAATCACGCCATGGAATTTTCCCAATGCGATGATCGCCCGCAAGGTCGGCCCGGCACTTGCCGCCGGCTGCAGCTTTGTCGGTCGCCCGGCCGAAAAGACCCCGCTTTCGGCGCTTGCCATGGCGGTGCTTGGAGAAAGAGCTGGGATTCCCGAGGGCGTGCTGTCCATTCTGCCGGGCACCGACTCCAAGGGCATGGGCATGGAATTGTGCACCAATCCCAAGGTGCGCAAGCTCACCTTCACCGGCTCCACTGAAGTGGGTCGCATCCTGATGCGTCAATGCGCCCACGATGTGAAGAAGCTTTCGCTGGAACTCGGCGGCAATGCGCCTTTCCTGGTCTTCAACGATGCCGATCTCGACAAGGCTGTCGAGGGCGCGATAATCGCCAAATTCCGCAATGCCGGGCAGACCTGTGTCTGCGCAAACCGAATCTACGCCCAAAGCGAAATCGCCGATGCCTTTACCGAAAAGCTGGCCCGGGCAATTACGGGACTGAAGGTCGGAGACGGCATGGCCGAAGGGGTCGCGATCGGCCCGCTCATCGATGACGCGGCGCTTGCGAAAGTCGAGGATCATGTGGCCGACGCCGTTTCGAAGGGTGCGACCGTGATCGAGGGCGGCAGCCGGTCCGATCTGGGCGGCACGTACTACCGGCCCACGGTTCTGGGCGGCGTCAAACCCGGCATGAAAATCCTGGCTGAGGAAACCTTCGGGCCGGTCGCGCCGGTGATCAGCTTCAAAACCGTGGATGAAGGTATCAGGCTCGCCAATGATACCGAGTTCGGCCTTGCCGCCTATTTTTACGCGCGCGACATTTCGACGGTCTGGAAGGTGGCCGAGGAGATCGAGAGCGGCATGCTCGGCATCAATACGGGTTTGATCTCGACCGCCGAAGCGCCCTTTGGCGGCGTCAAATCCTCCGGCCTCGGGCGGGAAGGTTCCAAGTACGGGATCGAGGAATTCCTGGAGATCAAATATCTCTGCATGGCTCTGGACTGA
- a CDS encoding iron-containing alcohol dehydrogenase, which yields MDRFVFNTAKSIRFGTGTFDELAELVGAQVGDRIMLVTDPGMMATGMVERALKQFRDGGITVELFKDVEADPPEHVVLGAVAAARSAGVEGIVGLGGGSSLDVAKLVALLAPGTETLADVYGVGKARGPRLPLILVPTTAGTGSEVTPISIVTTGASEKMGVVSPVLLPDVALLDPALTYGLPPHITAATGIDAMVHAIEAFASASPNNNPLSRMLATQALTLMGRSLLKAVHDGKDVEARSDMLLGSMLAGQAFANSPVAAVHALAYPLGGHFHIPHGLSNALVLPHVLRFNIVTTPGPYATLAPFVFPELSAFEGQERAAAFCEKLADLSRACGLPQNLRAMEIPRDILPKLASDAMNQTRLLVNNPRPLSEADALSIYRAAF from the coding sequence ATCAGGTTCGGCACTGGCACTTTTGATGAACTGGCCGAACTGGTCGGCGCGCAGGTCGGCGACCGCATCATGCTCGTGACCGATCCCGGAATGATGGCAACGGGCATGGTGGAGAGAGCGCTGAAGCAGTTTCGCGACGGCGGCATCACGGTCGAACTGTTCAAGGACGTTGAAGCCGATCCGCCGGAACATGTGGTGCTCGGGGCGGTCGCGGCCGCCCGTTCGGCAGGCGTTGAGGGCATCGTCGGGCTTGGCGGAGGATCGTCGCTCGATGTTGCCAAGCTTGTCGCGCTGCTGGCGCCGGGAACCGAAACGCTCGCGGATGTATACGGCGTCGGCAAGGCGCGCGGTCCGCGCCTGCCGCTGATACTCGTGCCGACAACCGCCGGTACCGGTTCGGAGGTCACGCCGATTTCCATCGTCACGACCGGCGCCAGCGAGAAGATGGGCGTCGTCTCGCCGGTGCTCCTTCCCGATGTCGCGCTCCTTGATCCGGCGCTGACCTATGGCCTGCCGCCGCACATCACGGCTGCGACGGGGATCGATGCGATGGTTCATGCCATCGAGGCCTTCGCCTCGGCCAGCCCCAACAACAACCCGCTGTCGCGCATGCTGGCGACGCAGGCGCTGACGTTGATGGGGCGTTCGCTTCTGAAAGCGGTCCACGACGGCAAGGATGTCGAAGCAAGGTCCGATATGCTCTTGGGGTCGATGCTTGCCGGGCAGGCCTTTGCCAATTCGCCAGTCGCCGCCGTTCACGCGCTCGCCTATCCGCTTGGGGGGCACTTTCACATTCCCCACGGACTCTCCAATGCACTGGTTCTGCCGCATGTTCTGCGTTTCAACATCGTGACCACGCCCGGCCCCTATGCCACGCTTGCACCTTTCGTGTTTCCCGAACTGTCGGCATTTGAGGGACAAGAACGGGCGGCGGCCTTCTGCGAGAAGCTTGCGGACCTTTCGCGCGCCTGCGGCCTGCCGCAGAATTTGAGGGCAATGGAGATTCCGCGGGACATCCTGCCGAAGCTCGCCTCCGACGCGATGAACCAGACCCGACTTCTCGTCAACAATCCGCGACCCCTGTCGGAAGCCGATGCGCTTTCGATATACCGCGCGGCTTTCTGA